A single Ignavibacteriales bacterium DNA region contains:
- a CDS encoding GNAT family N-acetyltransferase: MVFDYKKLSDTELSSAEWDEFVEKSDNGTIFHTRKFLSYHPEGRFEDTSLLFFKDGKPLSLLPAVAINRNGKRVLSSHSGASYGGFVYKSSFNLKEAFTVVEQTLEFAKNNGFDAIQLTLPPIIYASSYSNYLDFALFRNGFSYLKREVSSVVELSGGRESILASYRPEARTALKKAQSLGVEIAETERFDEYYEILKKNLRMRHNVNPTHTLEELKRLKQMYPAKIRLWGAFKDETLLAGVCNFSANNNVVLAFYISHDEEYQMYRPVNLLFYEIMNRSRDEGFKFLDFGIFTVNMEPNWGLGRFKENFGARGIFRDTFYIEL, translated from the coding sequence ATGGTATTCGATTATAAAAAGCTGAGTGACACAGAACTCTCCTCCGCTGAATGGGATGAGTTTGTTGAAAAATCTGACAATGGTACAATTTTTCATACAAGGAAATTTCTTTCTTATCATCCTGAAGGCAGATTTGAGGACACTTCACTACTGTTCTTCAAAGATGGCAAACCTCTCTCTTTACTTCCCGCAGTCGCGATAAACAGAAACGGAAAAAGAGTACTTTCTTCCCACTCTGGAGCATCGTACGGAGGATTCGTATATAAAAGTTCCTTTAATCTCAAGGAAGCATTTACTGTTGTTGAACAAACTCTTGAGTTCGCAAAGAACAACGGGTTTGATGCAATTCAGCTCACCCTCCCGCCAATAATTTATGCGTCCAGTTACTCTAACTATCTTGATTTTGCATTGTTCCGAAACGGATTCAGTTATCTCAAAAGAGAAGTCTCCAGTGTGGTGGAACTAAGCGGCGGCAGGGAGTCAATTCTTGCCTCCTACCGGCCCGAGGCGCGTACTGCATTAAAGAAAGCACAGAGTCTTGGTGTTGAAATCGCCGAAACTGAACGGTTTGATGAATACTACGAAATTCTGAAAAAGAATCTGCGGATGCGTCATAATGTTAATCCTACTCACACGCTCGAAGAATTAAAGCGCCTGAAGCAAATGTATCCTGCTAAAATCCGCTTGTGGGGAGCATTTAAGGATGAAACATTACTTGCGGGGGTTTGCAATTTTTCCGCGAATAATAATGTTGTTCTTGCTTTTTATATAAGCCATGATGAAGAATATCAGATGTACCGCCCGGTTAATCTGCTGTTTTATGAAATCATGAATCGTTCACGGGATGAAGGATTTAAATTCCTGGACTTTGGCATCTTTACCGTAAATATGGAGCCGAATTGGGGATTGGGGAGATTTAAGGAAAACTTTGGCGCACGGGGAATCTTCAGAGATACTTTTTATATAGAGCTCTGA
- a CDS encoding site-2 protease family protein has product MEDYQSAEYDRTAEERKKRRQGIFYSILLFIITFITTTFAGVDWVGRSSAVIEISELAKGLPYSMAILFVLGVHEFGHYFAAIYHRVKTSLPYFIPFLSFEGIFLSFGTMGAVIRTRSVIYTRKALFDIGVYGPVAGFIACLGVYIYGFATLPGPEYLLGIHPDYFSPEYGKNALSLVFGDNLITMVLRSFFNRPGVFIPPMSEIYHYPFLCVGWFGMFVTSMNLIPVGQLDGGHIVYGMFGLRNHKKIASVAMIALIIMGILGVVRQFLLPGLAFGWAGWLVWAGILYFVIKVNHPPVPDDAPIDSRRMALGYFSVLIFILTFTPSPILII; this is encoded by the coding sequence TTTTTACTCGATTCTGCTTTTTATCATAACCTTTATAACAACCACCTTTGCGGGTGTTGACTGGGTGGGAAGGTCCTCCGCCGTCATTGAAATCTCTGAGCTGGCAAAAGGACTGCCTTATTCTATGGCAATACTTTTTGTCCTCGGGGTGCATGAGTTTGGTCATTACTTTGCGGCGATATATCACAGGGTAAAAACCAGTCTTCCTTATTTTATACCGTTTTTATCGTTTGAGGGAATCTTTCTCAGCTTTGGAACCATGGGAGCGGTCATACGGACGCGGTCTGTTATATATACCCGTAAAGCTCTCTTTGATATTGGTGTCTATGGCCCGGTTGCGGGTTTTATCGCCTGTCTCGGAGTGTATATTTATGGTTTTGCAACCCTGCCCGGTCCGGAGTATCTGCTGGGAATTCATCCGGATTATTTCTCGCCGGAGTACGGCAAAAACGCACTTTCTCTGGTGTTCGGTGATAATCTGATAACCATGGTGCTCCGTTCATTTTTTAACAGACCCGGGGTGTTCATCCCCCCGATGTCTGAGATATACCATTATCCGTTTCTTTGCGTGGGGTGGTTCGGCATGTTTGTAACCTCCATGAATCTGATTCCGGTCGGGCAGCTTGACGGCGGTCATATCGTTTATGGCATGTTCGGTCTGAGAAATCATAAAAAGATTGCCTCGGTTGCAATGATTGCCCTTATCATCATGGGTATTCTTGGAGTTGTCAGGCAGTTTTTGCTGCCGGGACTCGCTTTTGGATGGGCAGGATGGCTGGTCTGGGCAGGTATCCTGTATTTTGTCATAAAAGTGAATCACCCCCCTGTACCTGATGATGCTCCTATTGACAGCAGGAGAATGGCTTTGGGGTATTTCTCGGTTCTGATATTCATTTTGACCTTTACACCAAGTCCGATTTTAATTATATAG
- a CDS encoding oligosaccharide flippase family protein, producing MSQKSSLGFSTFLYTLTGFTVKGISFLLLPFYSYFFSAEEFGIASLMMGVSVTAAVFFQLGMQTIFPKFYLEYKDIHGSGKVLSLFFFRYIIWAGILFFLLFTFSESIARLVHGNGNYTVYYQMLFLAAAVETVSMTIIQYFRTEQQARTVALLQFASTLVHVAVLVTMLLTGFNNIFSFASAHLVSPLIILPMGIFLIRGQLTMNSGHIPLKPVLVFGMPVVAGALFSTLLDVSDRFILLYYLSEEEVGIYSFMYRIALGLNVFVIAFRTAWTPAGIELMRNGEYSEKSPRVFRNLINILVLLSLAFLLLSKAGFTHIPGLGQFFAGNYGSGIGLIPILLTAYIFSGLVSYFSIYPYTLAKGNYFLKMDLTGIVINAGLNFLLIPLIGIYGAAVATLMAFMSVFLYISRVSLRSVSESIRLSDVTVPLLILSVGYSSFYLIENIFVLSGVLISGIGLLIYYGGIRLQLLWPQGLLNEFLNKSDKLS from the coding sequence GTGTCACAAAAATCGTCACTTGGATTTTCAACGTTTCTTTATACTCTGACAGGATTTACTGTAAAAGGAATCAGCTTTTTACTCCTTCCTTTTTATTCTTACTTCTTTTCTGCGGAAGAATTCGGCATTGCATCCCTGATGATGGGTGTTTCCGTAACTGCTGCTGTGTTCTTCCAGTTAGGGATGCAGACCATCTTTCCGAAGTTTTATCTCGAATATAAAGACATACATGGCTCAGGGAAGGTTCTGTCACTTTTCTTTTTCAGATATATCATCTGGGCGGGGATTCTCTTCTTCCTGTTATTCACATTTTCAGAAAGCATTGCCCGTCTTGTTCATGGGAACGGGAATTATACTGTCTATTATCAGATGCTTTTCCTGGCTGCCGCTGTTGAAACAGTGAGCATGACTATAATTCAGTACTTCAGAACAGAGCAGCAGGCGCGAACAGTTGCTTTGCTGCAGTTTGCATCCACTCTGGTTCATGTTGCAGTACTTGTTACCATGCTTCTTACCGGTTTTAACAACATTTTCTCTTTTGCTTCCGCTCATCTTGTTTCGCCGCTGATAATTCTGCCAATGGGAATTTTCCTTATCAGAGGTCAGCTTACCATGAACTCAGGTCATATTCCCCTGAAACCGGTTCTGGTTTTTGGAATGCCGGTAGTTGCAGGAGCTTTATTTTCGACACTGCTTGATGTCTCTGACCGCTTTATTCTGCTTTACTATCTGAGCGAGGAGGAAGTAGGGATATACTCTTTCATGTACCGTATTGCGCTAGGACTTAACGTATTTGTGATTGCATTCAGAACGGCATGGACTCCGGCCGGAATAGAACTTATGCGAAACGGAGAATACAGCGAAAAGTCACCCCGGGTTTTCAGAAATCTTATTAATATACTGGTATTGCTGTCACTTGCTTTTCTTCTTTTAAGTAAAGCAGGATTTACTCATATACCTGGTCTGGGCCAGTTTTTTGCGGGAAACTATGGCAGCGGTATTGGACTGATTCCCATTCTGCTCACTGCATATATTTTCAGCGGATTGGTTTCTTATTTTTCTATTTATCCTTATACTCTCGCAAAAGGGAATTACTTTCTGAAGATGGATCTGACCGGGATTGTGATTAATGCCGGATTAAATTTTCTGCTCATTCCGCTTATCGGTATTTATGGAGCAGCCGTGGCAACTTTGATGGCATTTATGTCAGTATTTCTGTATATCAGCAGAGTATCATTACGCAGTGTTTCTGAGTCAATCAGACTATCAGATGTAACGGTCCCGCTTTTGATACTTTCAGTTGGTTACAGCAGTTTTTATTTAATTGAGAATATATTTGTTCTTTCAGGAGTTCTGATTTCCGGAATCGGCCTGCTGATCTATTACGGCGGAATCAGGCTGCAATTGCTTTGGCCGCAGGGGTTATTGAATGAATTCCTTAACAAATCTGACAAGCTTTCCTGA
- a CDS encoding PorV/PorQ family protein encodes MKKIIFLLLFSMSVYGQDAGKTGFATLKLPVGARNASLGNTGVSSASDVTALFYNPASLNESSAPEVFIFHNQWIQGVSSEYFAAKSSFWGLTAAAGLSISSVDDIEIRNKPGDPEGTFNAHAMTVSIGAAFSPAENWQSGVTIKYLYEDYLADQADGFAFDVGAVYTFSGFRVSAALSNIGSMNNLKNNPTKLPAAFRAGINKSFASIFPQFDVSASAEVQQQLTSGIFGLNAGAEIVYDNMVAMRFGTLPLNDSNYLTAGLGFNISGIRIDYGFTPFAEDLGAGHLISLNYRF; translated from the coding sequence ATGAAAAAAATTATTTTTCTCCTGCTTTTCTCGATGAGTGTTTACGGACAAGATGCCGGTAAAACAGGTTTTGCAACTCTGAAACTGCCGGTCGGAGCCAGAAATGCCTCACTGGGTAATACCGGGGTTTCATCTGCTTCGGATGTTACGGCATTATTCTATAATCCTGCTTCATTGAATGAGTCCTCTGCACCTGAGGTGTTCATATTCCACAATCAATGGATTCAAGGGGTATCATCGGAGTATTTTGCAGCGAAGAGTTCATTCTGGGGTTTAACAGCCGCTGCCGGATTGAGCATAAGTTCAGTAGATGATATTGAAATAAGAAACAAACCCGGTGATCCGGAGGGGACGTTTAATGCTCACGCAATGACTGTTAGTATTGGTGCTGCTTTTTCACCGGCTGAAAACTGGCAGTCAGGTGTCACCATTAAATATTTATATGAGGATTATCTTGCTGATCAGGCCGATGGTTTTGCCTTTGATGTAGGAGCAGTTTATACATTCTCAGGTTTTCGCGTTTCTGCGGCACTCAGTAATATCGGAAGTATGAATAATCTCAAAAATAACCCGACCAAACTGCCGGCAGCATTCAGAGCAGGAATTAATAAATCTTTTGCTTCCATCTTTCCGCAGTTTGATGTTTCCGCGAGTGCTGAAGTTCAGCAGCAGCTTACATCAGGTATTTTTGGTTTGAATGCAGGCGCTGAGATTGTTTATGACAATATGGTGGCCATGCGGTTTGGCACCCTGCCGCTTAATGATTCAAATTATTTAACGGCAGGTTTAGGATTCAACATCAGCGGCATACGAATTGATTACGGATTTACCCCTTTTGCTGAAGATCTCGGAGCCGGACATTTAATCTCACTAAATTATCGTTTCTGA
- a CDS encoding glycosyltransferase family 1 protein, whose translation MLRILHIAPQNYAGVPYSFYEMHNACGDYSRIITLHKNPLQFPEDICLELPLPVFSAARLWRRKKAEQTAKTVINYPHYFTPSNAAEKLYFFLNDTIRRPVINRVIRDYELDSFDIIHFDAGLDFYRYPRQALKWKQAGKKIVCCYYGSDLRLRGVIRELDEISDLNITSEYDHLAMKNDLHYLFYPYSTAELPEPVTRERKKLKIIHSPTNRKYKGTDLILEVIEKVKKQRDIEFILCEGVPRGELLEIKADCDISIDQVGGKMGGTGYGKAGLETLGMGIPTLTNITKEYEDWLPENPFVVANNERELFEQLMRLIDDKEFRLAKGEKGKTWVEKYHSFESVNSALKSLYREKGII comes from the coding sequence ATGCTTCGCATCCTGCATATTGCTCCGCAGAATTATGCCGGTGTACCTTACAGCTTTTATGAAATGCATAATGCGTGCGGTGATTATTCCAGGATTATTACACTTCATAAAAATCCGCTTCAGTTTCCAGAGGATATCTGCCTTGAACTGCCTTTGCCCGTTTTTTCTGCTGCCAGATTGTGGCGTAGAAAAAAGGCAGAACAAACTGCGAAAACTGTAATAAACTATCCGCATTACTTTACTCCCTCCAATGCTGCTGAGAAACTCTATTTCTTTCTGAATGATACAATAAGAAGGCCTGTGATCAACAGAGTTATCAGAGACTATGAACTTGATTCATTTGACATTATTCACTTTGATGCCGGGCTGGATTTCTACCGCTATCCGAGGCAGGCTCTTAAGTGGAAACAGGCCGGGAAAAAAATCGTATGCTGCTATTACGGCAGTGATCTCCGGCTGCGCGGGGTAATCCGTGAACTTGATGAAATCTCCGATCTGAATATCACATCCGAATATGATCATCTGGCAATGAAGAATGATCTGCACTATTTATTTTATCCCTATTCAACGGCGGAACTTCCGGAACCTGTTACAAGAGAGAGAAAAAAATTAAAAATTATCCATTCTCCGACTAACAGGAAATATAAGGGGACTGATCTGATTCTTGAAGTTATCGAAAAAGTTAAAAAACAGCGGGATATTGAGTTTATCCTCTGTGAAGGAGTTCCCAGGGGAGAATTACTGGAAATCAAAGCTGATTGTGATATATCCATTGACCAGGTAGGGGGCAAGATGGGAGGAACAGGTTACGGAAAGGCCGGACTTGAGACACTTGGTATGGGCATTCCGACGCTGACTAATATAACCAAAGAATATGAAGATTGGCTTCCTGAAAATCCGTTTGTTGTTGCAAATAACGAACGTGAATTGTTTGAACAGCTTATGCGGCTGATTGATGATAAAGAGTTCCGGCTTGCAAAAGGTGAGAAGGGGAAAACGTGGGTTGAAAAATACCATTCCTTTGAATCTGTTAATTCTGCGCTGAAGAGCCTGTACAGAGAAAAAGGAATAATCTGA